The Lytechinus pictus isolate F3 Inbred chromosome 10, Lp3.0, whole genome shotgun sequence genome includes a window with the following:
- the LOC129269089 gene encoding uncharacterized protein LOC129269089, with translation STMMPTTSIRCQWLLISIGTVLIIPAINLASAGHAKHRGSMSLDRRGGHNQPSSSDSTSSSSSSETLPINPDHQVENEEHNVIASNSTSPSLPLIQDGGEVKLPRGFKIIALDEDNKPFIVIPNMHHLLENNSDLTKLLKSALREAHRIKRSPSYSPAETSSSRGSRRSACRFEYQTTVIREGHCIRFGDFPACLSGDQLYPFARDC, from the exons TCGACCATGATGCCGACCACCAGCATACGTTGTCAGTGGCTACTGATCAGCATCGGGACAGTCCTCATCATCCCCGCCATCAACCTTGCCTCAGCCGGTCATGCTAAACACAGAGGTTCGATGTCATTAGACAGGCGAGGAGGTCACAATCAGCCTTCATCATCAGACTCGACGTCCTCGTCGTCATCCTCTGAAACGCTCCCAATCAATCCCGACCACCAAGTCGAAAATGAAGAGCATAATGTCATAGCGAGTAATAGCACATCACCATCGCTTCCTCTGATTCAAGATGGCGGTGAAGTCAAGTTGCCCAGAGGATTTAAAATAATCGCTCTCGACGAGGACAATAAACCATTTATCGTCATTCCAAACATGCATCATCTTTTGGAAAACAATAGT GATTTGACGAAGCTGCTGAAGTCTGCTCTGAGAGAGGCTCATCGGATCAAGCGTTCGCCATCGTATTCACCAGCGGAAACGTCGTCATCGAGAGGATCGAGGCGATCGGCTTGCAGATTCGAATACCAAACGACTGTAATCAGAGAAGGGCACTGTATTCGATTTGGAGATTTTCCCGCCTGTTTATCCGGAGATCAATTGTACCCTTTCGCACGTGATTGCTAG